One genomic segment of Microvirga ossetica includes these proteins:
- a CDS encoding tripartite tricarboxylate transporter permease codes for METLALLAQGFTVALTPDNLIWSIIGVTLGTAIGVLPGIGPATTVAILMPLTVGLPPVSAFIMFAGIYYGAQYGGSTTSILLNTPGEAGSMMTAIDGNAMARRGRGAQALATAAIGSFVAGTIGTIGLTFAAPLLVEIALKLTAPDYFALMVLSLATVTTMLSNPTGGGSIAFGIASLFFGLLLGTVGLDPQTGQARFAFGVPELLDGIDTVVVAVGLFAIGETLYMAATDGGKADSLHKLRGSLWMSREDWSRSWKPWLRGSLIGFPIGSIPAGGSEIPTVLSYTLEKKLSKKPEEFGLGAIEGVAGPEAANNASAAGALAPLLALGLPTSSTAAVMLAAFQQYGLRPGPLLFDTNPSLIWGLIASLYIGNVFLLVLNLPMVGVWVRLLSLPKPWLYGGILVLSSLGVYSLNGNAVDLVILWIIGMVGFVMRVVGVPIVPCVLGLILGPLIEQQLRRSLAISQGDWTVFVTHPVSAVLLLVALAFVASPIISSLRRRKSQSAVGATH; via the coding sequence ATGGAAACACTTGCATTGCTTGCCCAGGGTTTTACCGTCGCGCTCACGCCGGATAATCTCATCTGGTCGATCATCGGCGTGACCCTCGGGACCGCGATCGGCGTCCTGCCCGGGATCGGTCCGGCGACCACGGTCGCGATCCTGATGCCCCTGACGGTGGGCCTGCCGCCGGTCTCCGCCTTCATCATGTTCGCCGGCATCTACTACGGCGCACAATACGGCGGCTCGACGACCTCCATCCTGTTGAACACGCCCGGCGAGGCTGGATCGATGATGACCGCCATCGACGGCAACGCCATGGCGCGCAGGGGCCGTGGCGCCCAGGCGCTGGCGACTGCCGCAATCGGCTCCTTCGTCGCCGGCACGATCGGAACGATCGGACTGACCTTCGCCGCCCCGCTCTTGGTGGAAATCGCGCTCAAGCTGACGGCACCCGACTACTTCGCCCTCATGGTGCTGTCGCTTGCCACCGTGACAACCATGCTGAGCAACCCGACCGGGGGTGGATCGATCGCATTCGGGATCGCCTCGCTGTTCTTCGGGCTGCTCCTTGGCACGGTCGGACTCGACCCGCAGACCGGACAAGCCCGCTTTGCCTTCGGCGTTCCGGAACTGCTCGATGGCATCGATACGGTCGTCGTGGCTGTCGGACTGTTCGCCATCGGCGAGACCCTCTACATGGCAGCGACCGACGGCGGCAAGGCCGACAGCCTGCACAAGCTGCGGGGCTCTCTCTGGATGAGCCGCGAGGACTGGAGCCGGTCGTGGAAGCCATGGCTGCGTGGTTCGCTGATCGGCTTCCCCATCGGGTCGATCCCGGCGGGCGGCAGTGAGATCCCGACCGTTCTGTCCTATACGCTCGAGAAGAAGCTCAGCAAGAAGCCAGAGGAGTTCGGTCTCGGCGCGATCGAGGGCGTCGCCGGTCCCGAGGCGGCCAACAATGCATCGGCGGCCGGTGCGTTGGCGCCACTGCTGGCGCTGGGCCTTCCCACGTCAAGCACGGCGGCGGTGATGCTCGCAGCCTTCCAGCAATACGGGCTGCGTCCCGGTCCGCTGCTGTTCGATACGAATCCGAGCCTGATCTGGGGACTGATCGCAAGCCTCTACATCGGCAACGTCTTCCTGCTCGTCCTCAACCTGCCCATGGTTGGCGTCTGGGTGCGGCTCCTGTCGCTGCCGAAGCCCTGGCTCTATGGCGGCATCCTCGTGCTGTCGTCCCTCGGCGTCTACAGCCTCAACGGCAACGCGGTCGATCTCGTGATCCTGTGGATCATCGGCATGGTCGGCTTCGTCATGCGGGTCGTCGGGGTGCCGATCGTCCCGTGCGTGCTCGGGCTGATCCTCGGACCGCTCATCGAGCAGCAGTTACGCCGCTCGCTGGCCATCAGCCAGGGTGACTGGACCGTTTTCGTCACGCACCCGGTCTCGGCTGTCCTCCTGCTGGTGGCGCTTGCGTTCGTGGCATCTCCGATCATTTCCAGCCTGAGAAGGCGGAAGTCCCAATCCGCGGTGGGTGCCACCCACTAA
- a CDS encoding tripartite tricarboxylate transporter TctB family protein produces the protein MSAHRLPGTLFGSAVVALGVAVVVASQQIKTGFTYDVVGPAMFSNLIGIGLTLSGVASVISTRRASLEDLPDQPKLNLWPVGLISAALLLEAALISRLGWIPAVATVFVAGTYAFGDRRILANAVIGLVLATVILLVFTLGLGIDLPLGPLEPLFQRDQ, from the coding sequence ATGTCGGCACATCGACTACCTGGGACTCTATTCGGCTCTGCCGTCGTCGCGCTCGGCGTGGCAGTCGTCGTCGCCTCGCAACAGATCAAGACCGGCTTCACCTACGACGTCGTCGGACCGGCCATGTTCTCCAACCTGATCGGCATCGGCCTCACCCTGTCCGGCGTCGCAAGCGTGATCAGCACGAGGCGTGCCTCGCTCGAGGACCTGCCCGATCAGCCGAAGCTCAACCTTTGGCCGGTGGGACTGATCTCGGCAGCGCTCCTGCTGGAGGCCGCCCTGATCTCGCGTCTCGGCTGGATCCCGGCCGTCGCAACCGTGTTCGTGGCCGGCACCTACGCGTTCGGCGATCGCCGCATCCTAGCGAATGCGGTCATCGGCCTCGTCCTCGCCACCGTGATCCTGCTGGTCTTCACTCTCGGCCTCGGGATCGATCTGCCGCTCGGGCCGCTGGAACCGCTGTTCCAGCGCGACCAATGA
- a CDS encoding SLC13 family permease, with protein sequence MSPQLISIYALVAMFVVATILPINMGVLAFVGAFLVGTLVAGQTTSAIIAGFPGGLFLTLVGITFLFAIAQNNGTIDWLVRLAVKAVRGRIAAIPWIMFGISAVLTSVGAVSPGAVAIIAPVALGFALKYSISPLLMGLMVIHGAQAGGFSPISIYGGITNRIVAKAGLPLSEITTFLASFGVNLAVAVLLFLALGGRKLLQARDAAPAAVNVPPVQIAMPQSGPQIFGDSEAEALSEEIRLETGQKPSRSIMESSVEESATPEGGLYQIVTLLGLVALAVLVLAFNLDIGFVAITIGLALSLMAPTLQKRAMGQVAWPEIMLITGVSTYVVVLEKMGTISFVGDSVAGLASPVLAALLLCFIGAVVSAFASSTAVLGSLIPLAVPFLQSGTGVSPIGFIAAMAVASTIVDVSPFSTNGALVLANAQGVDREAFFRKLLAYGAAVTVIAPVVVWLLFVVL encoded by the coding sequence ATGTCACCACAGCTAATCTCGATCTACGCTCTCGTTGCGATGTTCGTGGTCGCCACGATCCTGCCGATCAACATGGGCGTGCTGGCCTTCGTCGGCGCCTTCCTGGTCGGAACCCTGGTGGCGGGCCAGACCACCAGCGCCATCATCGCCGGCTTTCCCGGTGGCCTGTTCCTGACCCTGGTCGGCATCACTTTCCTCTTCGCCATCGCCCAGAACAACGGCACGATCGACTGGCTCGTCCGGTTGGCCGTTAAGGCTGTGCGGGGTCGGATTGCTGCGATCCCGTGGATCATGTTCGGGATTTCCGCGGTCTTGACGTCTGTCGGCGCGGTCAGTCCAGGCGCCGTGGCCATCATTGCCCCGGTCGCGCTCGGGTTCGCGTTAAAATACAGCATCTCTCCTTTGCTGATGGGTTTGATGGTCATCCATGGTGCGCAGGCCGGCGGCTTCTCGCCGATCAGCATCTACGGCGGCATCACCAACCGGATCGTCGCGAAGGCCGGGCTTCCGCTGAGCGAGATCACGACCTTCCTGGCGAGCTTCGGCGTCAATCTCGCTGTCGCCGTCCTGCTCTTCCTCGCACTCGGGGGGCGCAAGCTCCTCCAGGCGAGGGATGCGGCGCCGGCTGCTGTCAACGTCCCTCCCGTTCAGATTGCGATGCCGCAATCAGGCCCGCAGATCTTCGGCGATTCCGAAGCCGAGGCCCTCAGCGAGGAGATCCGGCTCGAAACCGGACAGAAGCCAAGCCGCTCGATCATGGAGAGTTCAGTCGAGGAGTCGGCAACGCCCGAGGGCGGTCTGTACCAGATCGTTACGCTGCTTGGCCTTGTCGCTCTTGCAGTTCTGGTCCTGGCCTTCAATCTCGACATCGGCTTTGTCGCGATCACCATTGGCTTAGCCCTGTCTCTGATGGCGCCAACTCTGCAAAAGCGCGCGATGGGCCAGGTCGCATGGCCGGAGATCATGCTGATCACCGGCGTGAGCACCTACGTGGTCGTGCTCGAGAAGATGGGCACCATCTCCTTCGTCGGCGACAGCGTCGCGGGCCTGGCATCCCCGGTGCTGGCTGCCCTGCTCCTGTGCTTCATCGGCGCGGTCGTCTCTGCCTTCGCCTCCTCGACGGCGGTCCTTGGATCCCTCATCCCGCTCGCCGTTCCATTCCTGCAATCGGGAACCGGCGTCAGCCCGATCGGCTTCATTGCCGCTATGGCTGTCGCGTCGACCATCGTCGATGTGAGCCCCTTCTCGACCAATGGTGCCCTTGTTTTGGCCAATGCCCAGGGCGTTGACCGGGAGGCGTTCTTCCGCAAACTCCTGGCCTATGGCGCCGCCGTGACCGTGATCGCACCGGTCGTCGTCTGGCTCCTGTTCGTCGTGCTGTGA
- a CDS encoding GntR family transcriptional regulator produces the protein MRRAQALRDALEQDIVTGKFRPGDRLDEQSLAARFEVSRTPIREALMQLASTGLVELQARRGAFVASLSFKDVVERFEVMAGLEGMCGALAARRITEPMQRELEKAHEDCAREASQENADAYYYANERFHHVIYEACQNAFLAEQAQQLHARLKPYRRLQLRARSRVANSLAEHQGIVDAIRAGDSALAERLLREHILIQGERLADFIASFDRAA, from the coding sequence ATGAGACGCGCTCAAGCCTTACGCGACGCCCTCGAGCAGGACATTGTTACGGGCAAGTTCCGCCCCGGAGACCGGCTCGACGAGCAGAGCCTGGCCGCTCGGTTCGAGGTTTCCCGCACCCCGATCAGGGAAGCCCTGATGCAGCTTGCCTCGACCGGACTGGTGGAGTTACAGGCACGGCGGGGTGCGTTCGTCGCCTCCCTGAGCTTCAAGGACGTCGTCGAGCGGTTCGAGGTGATGGCGGGCCTCGAGGGCATGTGCGGGGCCTTGGCGGCCCGTCGGATCACCGAGCCCATGCAACGGGAGCTCGAGAAGGCGCATGAGGATTGTGCCCGGGAGGCATCGCAGGAGAACGCGGATGCCTACTACTATGCCAACGAGCGCTTCCACCACGTCATCTACGAGGCCTGCCAGAACGCGTTCCTAGCGGAGCAGGCGCAACAGCTCCATGCCCGCCTCAAGCCCTATCGCAGGCTCCAGCTCCGGGCCCGCAGCCGCGTGGCGAACTCACTGGCGGAGCACCAAGGCATCGTCGATGCGATCCGTGCCGGGGACAGCGCCCTCGCCGAGCGGCTCCTCCGGGAACACATCCTGATCCAGGGAGAACGCCTCGCCGACTTCATCGCGAGCTTTGATCGCGCGGCCTAG
- a CDS encoding isocitrate lyase/PEP mutase family protein: MHLRPKVVEGRMSAELRRQLREEAHPICAISGATPHHAQLAEAAGFRLFFHSGSQSAATILGLPDAGLMTLTEAVDNLRRICQSVTIPVVADCETGFGNVINTTRAVHEFITAGVAGFFLEDQVFPKRCGFTAGVEVIPIPEAVGKYRAAVAERDRLDPDVVVIARTDSRAAVGGSVDEVLRRCEAYLEAGVDMLMVVALQTREEMRSVMEAFPGTPIYINAGAVRPLLTHAEYAAMGVATYNISVAKVAQIMMERFLDDCRQRGADAFNDFMASNTATGRSTLGYLSLTGFPAVVEIERAFLPAEAMAKYDTSLADYDPRKGRAVEAERS, encoded by the coding sequence ATGCATCTCAGGCCCAAGGTCGTCGAAGGCCGTATGAGCGCGGAACTGCGGCGGCAGCTTCGAGAAGAGGCCCACCCGATCTGCGCGATCTCCGGCGCAACGCCCCATCATGCCCAGTTGGCGGAGGCGGCTGGCTTCCGGCTGTTCTTCCACTCGGGCTCGCAATCCGCAGCGACGATCCTCGGCCTGCCGGATGCCGGCCTGATGACGCTGACGGAGGCTGTCGACAATCTCCGGCGCATTTGCCAATCCGTTACGATCCCGGTGGTCGCGGACTGTGAGACGGGGTTCGGGAACGTCATCAACACGACGCGGGCCGTGCACGAGTTCATCACGGCCGGCGTGGCTGGCTTCTTCCTGGAGGATCAGGTCTTCCCGAAGCGATGCGGCTTCACGGCGGGCGTCGAGGTGATCCCGATCCCCGAGGCCGTCGGCAAGTACCGCGCGGCCGTGGCCGAGCGCGACCGCCTCGATCCCGACGTTGTCGTCATCGCCCGCACAGACTCCAGGGCTGCGGTCGGAGGGAGTGTCGATGAGGTGCTTCGACGCTGCGAGGCCTATCTGGAGGCCGGCGTGGACATGTTGATGGTCGTGGCGCTCCAGACCCGTGAGGAAATGCGCAGTGTCATGGAGGCATTCCCCGGAACCCCCATCTACATCAACGCGGGCGCCGTGCGACCGTTGCTCACGCATGCGGAGTATGCCGCGATGGGGGTCGCGACCTACAACATCTCGGTGGCCAAGGTCGCGCAGATCATGATGGAGCGTTTCCTGGACGACTGCCGGCAGCGAGGTGCGGATGCGTTCAACGACTTCATGGCATCGAACACGGCAACTGGCCGCTCGACCCTCGGCTATCTGAGCCTGACCGGCTTTCCTGCCGTGGTTGAAATCGAACGTGCCTTCCTGCCCGCCGAGGCAATGGCAAAGTACGATACGTCGCTCGCGGATTACGATCCTCGGAAGGGCCGGGCCGTTGAAGCCGAGCGATCCTGA
- a CDS encoding AbrB family transcriptional regulator, producing MTGKLGGILAVRALLGFVSGCAGGAVFKWLGFPLPWTLGSLTAAAVIAVAGLEWKLPNAARPIIGVMAGSAFTAEVARSMVHWWEAILPLVAFLVLITLAGRVFFTRFCGFDRTTAFFASTPGGLSELTLLGAQYGGNIRQLVLIHSTRIITVVFLVPFAVRLLFDLEGGGRIGPGHASEVLSALDWLVLLGCAALGYVIGRPLKLVGGVMVMPLILSAIMHGTGLTQLPPPPWLVALVQVVIGCVAGSRFAGVQWHEVRTSVVQGLAWTAIMLLAALAAAALCSTFVDASVPALLLAFAPGGIAEMTIVAFAMGIEVAFVVCCHVFRSIFLVAMAPALYRGTHKG from the coding sequence ATGACAGGTAAACTTGGCGGCATCCTTGCGGTCCGGGCCCTTCTCGGCTTCGTCTCGGGCTGTGCGGGCGGAGCCGTTTTCAAGTGGCTGGGCTTCCCGCTGCCGTGGACGCTCGGGTCGCTGACGGCCGCTGCCGTCATCGCCGTGGCCGGACTTGAGTGGAAGTTGCCGAATGCCGCCCGACCCATCATCGGGGTCATGGCCGGAAGCGCCTTCACCGCGGAGGTCGCGCGTTCCATGGTGCATTGGTGGGAGGCGATCCTCCCGCTGGTCGCGTTTCTCGTGCTCATCACGCTGGCGGGCCGGGTGTTCTTCACCCGCTTCTGCGGCTTCGACAGGACGACAGCCTTCTTTGCCTCGACACCGGGAGGATTGAGCGAGCTGACGCTGCTCGGGGCGCAGTATGGCGGGAATATCCGCCAACTCGTTCTCATTCATTCCACCAGGATCATCACGGTCGTCTTCCTGGTGCCGTTCGCTGTTCGCCTCCTCTTCGATCTCGAGGGTGGCGGAAGGATCGGCCCCGGTCATGCGTCGGAGGTGCTTTCCGCGCTCGACTGGCTTGTCCTGTTGGGTTGCGCCGCGCTTGGCTACGTCATCGGGCGTCCACTCAAGTTGGTCGGCGGTGTCATGGTCATGCCGCTGATCTTGAGCGCGATCATGCATGGTACGGGCCTGACGCAACTTCCCCCGCCGCCTTGGCTCGTCGCACTCGTGCAGGTGGTCATCGGCTGCGTCGCAGGTTCCCGCTTCGCGGGCGTCCAATGGCACGAGGTTCGCACCTCGGTTGTCCAGGGCCTTGCGTGGACGGCGATCATGCTGCTGGCGGCCCTCGCTGCGGCCGCCCTGTGCTCGACATTCGTCGATGCGTCCGTGCCGGCCCTTCTTCTCGCCTTTGCCCCCGGCGGCATCGCCGAAATGACCATCGTCGCCTTTGCCATGGGCATCGAGGTCGCTTTCGTCGTCTGCTGCCACGTCTTCCGGTCCATCTTCCTCGTTGCGATGGCGCCGGCGTTGTACCGCGGAACGCACAAGGGTTGA
- a CDS encoding MFS transporter, with protein MSPDLLSRRTIAFVNIAHALDHFVLLIYPTAVIAIAAERQLSYASLIGLATGAFVAFGLFSLPMGWLADRMGRRNLLAIFFGGCGIACLGLSTASSPVMFGIWLFVLGVFSAIYHPIGSTMLVSHTSQLGRDLGINGVWGNLGAALASGITALLAASLGWRAAFILPGLVCLLAGIAFVRLVPGDGDSHGKSGNTHAVIPVVRPMTLFLLFAAAIVAGGMTFNITTIALPKIIDERAGASLPLILIGSLATLVFAFGALTQLLMGRLVDRFTLPRIFVGLSILQPLGLGLAAVTSGIPMLAGLVLAMAAIYGQVVVNDAMVARYVPSQYRAKAFSVRYFLGFTTSGLAVPLIALLHGMSGFTLVLSAAATFGTIIFLCSLGFLLAAQPSSKPTSLPVG; from the coding sequence ATGTCGCCTGACCTGCTTTCGCGCCGCACCATTGCCTTCGTCAACATCGCGCATGCGCTCGATCACTTCGTCCTTCTGATCTACCCGACGGCCGTGATCGCCATCGCGGCGGAGCGGCAACTGTCTTATGCCAGCCTCATCGGCCTCGCGACGGGCGCCTTCGTGGCCTTCGGCCTGTTTTCGCTCCCGATGGGTTGGCTTGCGGATCGCATGGGACGCCGGAACCTGCTGGCGATCTTCTTCGGCGGCTGCGGGATCGCATGCTTGGGGCTGTCGACGGCGAGCTCGCCGGTCATGTTCGGCATCTGGCTCTTCGTACTCGGAGTGTTCTCCGCGATCTATCATCCGATCGGCTCGACGATGCTGGTAAGCCACACAAGTCAACTCGGACGGGATCTCGGGATCAATGGGGTGTGGGGCAATCTCGGTGCGGCCCTAGCCTCGGGAATTACGGCCCTACTGGCCGCAAGCCTCGGCTGGCGCGCTGCCTTCATTCTTCCCGGACTTGTTTGCCTCCTTGCCGGCATCGCCTTTGTCCGCCTGGTCCCCGGTGATGGAGACAGTCATGGCAAATCCGGCAACACTCATGCCGTGATCCCTGTCGTACGCCCGATGACGCTCTTCCTGCTCTTCGCAGCGGCGATCGTGGCAGGCGGCATGACCTTCAACATCACGACGATCGCACTTCCCAAGATCATCGACGAGCGTGCCGGGGCCTCCCTGCCGCTTATCCTGATCGGATCCCTGGCTACGCTCGTGTTTGCCTTCGGGGCTCTGACGCAGCTCCTGATGGGACGCCTGGTCGACAGGTTTACGCTGCCCAGGATCTTCGTCGGGCTGTCGATCCTGCAACCGCTCGGACTTGGGCTCGCGGCTGTGACCAGCGGAATCCCGATGCTCGCTGGTCTGGTCCTGGCCATGGCGGCGATTTACGGGCAGGTTGTCGTCAACGATGCGATGGTCGCGCGTTACGTCCCATCCCAATACAGGGCCAAGGCATTCAGTGTTCGTTACTTCCTCGGGTTCACGACGAGTGGCCTGGCCGTCCCACTTATCGCGCTCCTTCACGGGATGAGCGGGTTCACCCTTGTCCTGAGCGCGGCAGCCACCTTTGGAACGATCATCTTCCTCTGCTCTCTCGGGTTCCTTCTTGCCGCGCAGCCGTCCTCAAAGCCAACCAGCCTGCCAGTTGGCTGA
- a CDS encoding IS630 family transposase yields MRQAREHWHTKRQPRMRQEPHRLVFLDETGTSTKMTRLRGRCLKGQRLYARAPFGHWLTQTFVAGLRYCGLTAPWVIDGPMTRQIFETYVETQLAPTLSKGDVVILDNLPAHKSETAAQCLKQRGAWFLFLPAYSPDLNPIEQLFAKIKAHLRKAEARTFDALWRAIGDICDGVEAEECRNYFTAAGYGFV; encoded by the coding sequence GTGCGCCAGGCCCGCGAGCATTGGCACACAAAACGCCAGCCGCGCATGCGCCAGGAGCCGCACCGGCTCGTGTTTCTCGATGAGACCGGCACATCCACCAAGATGACGCGCCTGCGCGGCCGCTGCCTCAAAGGGCAGCGTCTGTATGCAAGGGCACCATTCGGCCACTGGCTGACCCAGACCTTTGTCGCCGGGCTGCGCTACTGTGGTCTGACGGCGCCTTGGGTGATCGATGGGCCGATGACCCGTCAGATCTTTGAGACTTATGTGGAGACCCAGCTTGCTCCGACCTTGTCCAAGGGCGACGTGGTGATCCTCGACAACCTGCCGGCGCACAAGAGCGAGACGGCGGCGCAGTGTCTGAAGCAACGCGGCGCCTGGTTCCTGTTCCTGCCTGCTTATTCGCCCGATTTGAACCCAATTGAGCAACTCTTCGCCAAGATCAAAGCACATCTGCGCAAAGCCGAAGCCCGCACCTTTGACGCGCTCTGGCGGGCCATCGGGGACATCTGTGATGGGGTCGAAGCTGAGGAATGCCGCAACTACTTCACTGCCGCAGGTTATGGATTCGTCTGA
- a CDS encoding Bug family tripartite tricarboxylate transporter substrate binding protein has translation MIITRRTTIASLAVGFLLAAAPSQAQTIRSLDITVPGGPGSGLDQAARGIEEALRAEGINNIKVNNVPGGGGMIAISQFVTTKEGNKNAVVVQGAGTVFFPLTNKTPVTLADVRPLARLAGEYEVIAVRQDSDVKDFKDLMARFKANPGSIAWGGGSPGSTENIFFARLAKIAGMTPKQVNFIPHPNTGEVVISALNGQATVVGGGLQDFKTQIEAKKLRLLAVAAPERLPGVDVPTLRELGYDVVFANWRGVSVHKSLDDKSATALADVFAKLVKSAHWKKILDDRGWLDLYLPEAPYQTFIADETRQAKEILTELGLATQ, from the coding sequence ATGATCATCACTCGACGGACGACGATCGCATCGCTTGCGGTTGGTTTCCTTCTCGCGGCTGCGCCAAGCCAGGCGCAGACGATCCGCTCACTTGATATCACCGTGCCGGGCGGCCCGGGCAGCGGGCTCGACCAGGCGGCGCGCGGGATCGAGGAGGCCCTGCGGGCCGAGGGGATCAATAACATCAAGGTCAACAACGTGCCGGGTGGCGGCGGCATGATCGCGATCTCGCAATTCGTGACCACGAAGGAAGGCAACAAGAATGCCGTCGTCGTGCAGGGCGCGGGCACGGTCTTCTTCCCGCTCACGAACAAGACGCCTGTCACCCTGGCCGATGTTCGGCCCCTGGCCCGGCTTGCGGGCGAGTACGAGGTGATCGCCGTCCGTCAGGACTCAGACGTCAAGGACTTCAAGGACCTGATGGCACGCTTCAAGGCCAACCCCGGCTCGATCGCCTGGGGCGGCGGTTCTCCCGGGTCGACCGAGAACATCTTCTTCGCCCGTCTCGCGAAGATCGCCGGCATGACGCCGAAGCAGGTCAACTTCATCCCGCATCCGAACACGGGCGAGGTTGTCATCTCGGCGCTGAACGGCCAGGCGACCGTGGTCGGCGGCGGATTGCAGGATTTCAAGACGCAGATCGAGGCAAAGAAGCTGCGGCTGCTCGCCGTCGCTGCGCCCGAGCGGCTTCCTGGCGTCGATGTCCCGACGCTGCGCGAGCTTGGGTATGACGTCGTATTCGCGAACTGGCGCGGTGTTTCCGTCCACAAGAGCCTCGATGACAAGTCGGCGACCGCCCTGGCCGACGTGTTCGCCAAGCTCGTAAAGTCGGCGCACTGGAAGAAGATCCTCGACGATCGTGGCTGGCTTGACCTGTACCTGCCCGAGGCGCCGTATCAGACCTTCATCGCGGACGAGACACGCCAGGCGAAGGAGATCCTGACCGAACTCGGCCTCGCCACGCAGTGA
- a CDS encoding GntR family transcriptional regulator, producing MDGPEHRLTPVSDAAEASQTLAEQLFHRLTDAILQGELPLGSKISEPVLAQRYGVSRGPLREALHRLQERHLITRVPNQGPRVVEATREMLQSIYSVREVLEGLAAREAARNMSAEDIEALAEGVRRHEAEIAGLQPGVHNALGAADRDFHFRIARASGNPLLIEYLCNQFYPLLRLYRSRSDSIVLRSRALVEHKRILDAIQDRDPELAEIMMRRHIRSGGERRAEAMAFDASVDQQPRAGTRRRTRA from the coding sequence ATGGATGGTCCTGAACACCGTTTGACCCCTGTCAGTGATGCCGCGGAGGCGAGCCAGACGCTGGCCGAGCAGCTTTTCCATCGCCTGACGGATGCCATCCTCCAGGGTGAGCTGCCCCTCGGGTCGAAGATCAGCGAGCCGGTTCTCGCCCAGCGCTACGGTGTCAGCCGCGGCCCCCTGCGCGAGGCCTTGCACCGCCTGCAAGAGCGCCATCTGATTACCCGCGTCCCGAACCAGGGCCCGCGGGTCGTCGAGGCGACGCGCGAGATGCTGCAATCGATCTATAGCGTGCGCGAGGTCCTTGAGGGCCTTGCCGCCCGCGAAGCGGCGCGGAACATGAGTGCCGAGGATATTGAGGCGCTCGCCGAGGGCGTCCGCCGCCACGAGGCAGAGATCGCCGGACTTCAGCCGGGCGTTCACAACGCACTGGGCGCCGCCGATCGGGATTTCCACTTCCGGATTGCGCGGGCGAGCGGAAATCCGCTCCTGATCGAGTATCTCTGCAATCAGTTCTATCCGCTGCTGCGGCTCTACCGCAGCCGCAGCGACAGCATCGTCCTCCGGAGCCGCGCGCTCGTCGAGCACAAACGCATCCTTGACGCGATCCAGGACAGGGATCCCGAACTGGCGGAGATCATGATGCGGCGGCACATCCGAAGTGGGGGGGAACGCAGGGCGGAGGCCATGGCCTTCGATGCGTCCGTCGACCAGCAGCCCCGCGCCGGGACACGGCGCAGGACAAGGGCCTGA